One window from the genome of Nicotiana sylvestris chromosome 9, ASM39365v2, whole genome shotgun sequence encodes:
- the LOC138877272 gene encoding uncharacterized protein has product MITSFYQAQASATSSSSPLTSSPCPVINNNINPSQASDKVCYYEPDPAKRKPISEYPPNLRDRIRRNYIQNGACQPRGFVFPKRDFGGIMRHFNPQWFKTSCSQWLAYSIKQDAAFCLCCYLFRNEVGGYGKKVGDAFTTDGFRGWNKALERFNSHVGNVGSVHNRCFNMMLDLMNQEQSILTSLDKQSEKIKSDHQVRLNASIDVIMYLLKEGIPFRGHDESVTSTRRGHFLDLLKWYADMKEDVKNMVLEKAPKNNTMTSPDIQKDIVNSCAKETVKEIIEDLNGNFFGILVDESKDVSHKEQLALVLRYVNKEGELIERFLGLVHVKDTSAHALQNEIYSLLLQHSLSSSLIRGQGYDGASNMQGNINGLKTLIQKDNPSAHCKHCFAHRLQLTLVVVAKKHHDVNNFFDILANILNVVGGSYKRREMLRDDQAKKIDELLMLGEVHTGSGLNQELGLQRPVLANEGSNYQEKALAKSLVEDIRSYEFVCILHLMLKLLANTYDLNMALQKKDQDIVSAMKLVDFTKRQLQTMRESKWNSLIEDVSLFCDKNGIVIPKMDEKYALGKSKRKISTVTYSHHLYVEVFCATIDLQLSELNSRFSEVNTSLRLGMTSLSPDDSFANYDKNKIMKLATYYPNEFPASKLEDLSYELDNYIDYVREMDNAFSNLKELGDLSKTLVKTNIYKTWGLVYLLVKLSLILLVATATVERAFSSMKFIKNDLRRIGDDFLNDCLVCFIEDEVFESVSNDAIIDRFQNMTTRRVQLK; this is encoded by the exons ATGATCACGAGTTTTTACCAAGCTCAAGCTTCTGCAACTTCTTCTAGCTCTCCTTTGACAAGTTCTCCATGTCCAGTTATTAATAACAATATTAATCCTTCCCAAGCATCGGATAAAGTGTGTTATTATGAGCCCGATCCTGCTAAAAGAAAACCAATTTCAGAATATCCTCCTAATTTACGTGACCGTATAAGGAGAAATTATATACAAAATGGAGCTTGTCAACCCCGTGGTTTTGTCTTTCCAAAAAGAGATTTTGGGGGAATAATGCGTCACTTTAATCCTCAATGGTTTAAAACTTCATGTTCTCAATGGTTAGCATATAGCATTAAACAAGATGCAGCATTTTGTTTATGTTGTTACTTGTTTAGAAATGAGGTTGGAGGATATGGAAAAAAAGTAGGTGATGCTTTCACAACGGATGGTTTTAGAGGTTGGAATAAAGCTTTAGAAAGATTTAATTCACATGTGGGTAACGTGGGTAGTGTTCATAATCGATGTTTCAATATGATGCTAGATTTAATGAACCAAGAACAATCCATTCTAACTTCTTTGGACAAACAATCTGAGAAAATTAAAAGTGATCATCAAGTTCGTTTGAATGCTTCAATTGATGTGATAATGTATCTTTTGAAAGAAGGAATTCCTTTTCGGGGCCATGATGAGAGTGTAACTTCTACTAGGAGAGGCCATTTTTTAGATCTCTTAAAATGGTATGCAGATATGAAGGAAGATGTGAAAAATATGGTATTAGAAAAAGCTCCAAAAAATAATACCATGACTTCTCCTGATATTCAGAAAGATATTGTGAATTCTTGTGCAAAAGAAACGgtgaaagaaattattgaagACTTGAATGGGAATTTTTTTGGGATATTAGTTGATGAGTCTAAGGATGTCTCTCATAAGGAACAATTGGCTCTTGTTCTGCGCTATGTCAATAAAGAGGGTGAACTTATTGAGCGATTCCTTGGCCTTGTTCATGTTAAAGATACAAGTGCACATGCATTACAAAATGAAATATATTCTTTGCTTTTACAACATTCATTGAGTTCATCTTTAATACGGGGACAAGGGTATGATGGAGCTAGTAACATGCAAGGAAACATCAATGGTCTTAAAACTTTGATTCAGAAAGATAATCCTTCGGCACATTGCAAACATTGCTTTGCTCATCGGTTGCAATTGACTCTTGTAGTTGTTGCAAAGAAACACCATGATGTAAATAATTTTTTTGACATTCTTGCTAATATTTTGAATGTTGTTGGAGGTTCTTATAAGCGTAGGGAGATGCTTAGAGATGATCAAGCTAAAAAAATAGATGAGTTATTAATGCTTGGTGAAGTTCATACAGGAAGTGGATTAAACCAAGAACTTGGGCTTCAAAGACCAG TTCTTGCAAATGAGGGTTCAAATTATCAGGAGAAAGCATTAGCCAAAAGTCTAGTGGAAGATATAAGATCTTATGAGTTCGTTTGTATATTACATTTGATGTTAAAACTATTGGCAAATACATATGATTTGAATATGGCCCTACAAAAAAAAGATCAAGATATTGTTAGTGCAATGAAACTTGTTGATTTTACAAAGAGGCAATTGCAAACAATGAGAGAATCTAAATGGAATTCTTTGATAGAAGATGTCTCTTTGTTTTGTGATAAGAATGGTATTGTGATCCCAAAAATGGATGAGAAGTATGCACTTGGAAAGTCGAAGCGTAAAATCTCAACTGTTACATATTCCCATCATTTGTACGTAGAGGTTTTTTGTGCTACTATTGATTTGCAACTTTCGGAGCTTAATAGTCGTTTTAGTGAAGTGAATACTTCTCTGCGTCTTGGTATGACTAGTTTGAGTCCCGATGATTCTTTTGCGAATTATGATAAAAACAAGATTATGAAACTTGCTACATATTATCCAAATGAGTTCCCCGCTTCTAAGCTTGAAGATCTTAGTTATGAGCTTGACAACTATATTGACTATGTGCGAGAAATGGACAATGCATTCTCTAACTTGAAAGAGCTGGGTGATCTGTCAAAGACATTggttaaaacaaatatttacaagACATGGGGACTTGTTTATTTACTTGTGAAGCTGAGTTTGATATTACTTGTGGCTACTGCAACGGTTGAAAGAGCTTTTTCTTCAATGAAGTTTATTAAAAATGATTTGCGAAGGATTGGTGATGACTTTTTGAATgattgtttagtttgttttatagaGGATGAAGTATTTGAAAGTGTATCTAATGATGCGATCATTGATCGTTTTCAAAACATGACAACTCGTCGAGTGCAATTGAAATGA
- the LOC138877273 gene encoding uncharacterized protein: protein MASKTTKGEIILPVNVAGTIQDTKFHVIEGGMRYNALLGRTWIHNMRDVPSTLHQIMKFPTVYGVKMVYREQHAAKEMFVVDEVTLIPTPSTSEKSGANDKQASK, encoded by the coding sequence atggcaagcaaaaCAACGAAGGGGGAGATAATCCTACCAGTGAACGTGGCCGGAACCATTCAAGATAcgaaattccatgtcatcgaaggcggcatgaggtataatgcacttctcgggaggacatggatccacaacatgagggatGTACCTTCAACCCTTCATCAGATAATGAAATTCCCAACAGTATATGGTGTGAAAATGGTCTACAGAGAACAACACGCTGCAAAAGAAATGTTTGTAGTTGATGAAGTGACGTTGATTCCAACGCCTTCGACTTCGGAAAAATCTGGGGCCAATGATAAACAGGCgtccaaatag